One Streptomyces sp. NBC_00102 DNA segment encodes these proteins:
- a CDS encoding TetR/AcrR family transcriptional regulator, which yields MAGKKQFDMDTALDAAMIQFWRTGYADTSVDDLSRATGLNRSSIYSSLGAKDTLFLRCLDRYAARYGEKYDAALSCASTELLTAVRAFFDVTLERIADPELPDGCLITQSVMAIPGLSEAVAAHARETLGLQRSRLRAALKAGRLADREAEDFAEHAAAVNQSLAIMSRAGASPAQLLAVVGVTVDALSHALSASGSAQAVSG from the coding sequence GTGGCAGGCAAGAAGCAGTTCGACATGGACACGGCGCTCGACGCCGCGATGATCCAGTTCTGGCGCACCGGCTACGCGGACACCTCGGTGGACGACCTGTCACGGGCAACCGGCCTGAACCGCAGCTCCATCTACTCCTCGCTCGGCGCCAAGGACACGCTCTTCCTGCGATGCCTGGATCGCTACGCAGCGCGCTACGGCGAGAAGTACGACGCCGCCCTGTCGTGTGCGTCCACGGAACTCCTCACAGCTGTCCGCGCCTTCTTCGACGTCACCCTGGAACGCATCGCCGATCCCGAACTGCCCGATGGATGCCTGATCACCCAGTCGGTCATGGCGATTCCAGGGCTGAGCGAGGCCGTCGCGGCGCACGCCAGGGAGACTCTCGGCCTCCAGCGGTCGCGCCTGCGTGCCGCGCTGAAGGCCGGGCGGCTGGCCGACCGGGAGGCCGAGGACTTCGCCGAGCACGCGGCGGCCGTGAACCAGTCCCTCGCCATCATGAGCAGAGCCGGGGCGAGCCCCGCGCAGCTCCTGGCCGTGGTGGGCGTCACCGTCGACGCGCTCTCGCACGCGCTGAGCGCGTCCGGGAGCGCGCAGGCGGTTTCCGGCTGA
- a CDS encoding alpha/beta fold hydrolase gives MTDPATSAQQVSEANPVRDLPLHDLDGFTHHWVDADGIRLHAVEGGRPDGQAVVLLAGFPQTWWAWRKVMPGLAARFRVIAIDLPGQGHSERPEGSYDTHTVAAHVHAAVKALGVSTYWLAAHDIGAWVAFSLALNHESQLRGVALLDAGIPGITLPEAIPTDPARAWKTWHFAFHLVPDLPETLLAGRERDYVGWFLKMKALTPDTFDDAELDYYAASLAADGGLRASLAYYRDAAESARKNHQALDRRHLTVPVLGISSSHGSIPDMAASVGPWANNISGVVVSDSGHFIPDEQPEAVTAAIAGFITGNA, from the coding sequence GTGACCGACCCCGCGACCAGCGCTCAGCAGGTCTCCGAAGCCAACCCCGTCCGCGACCTGCCCCTGCACGACCTCGACGGGTTCACCCACCACTGGGTCGACGCGGACGGCATCCGCCTCCATGCCGTCGAAGGCGGCCGGCCGGACGGCCAGGCCGTCGTCCTGCTCGCGGGTTTCCCGCAGACCTGGTGGGCCTGGCGAAAGGTCATGCCCGGTCTCGCCGCCCGGTTCCGCGTCATCGCGATCGACCTGCCGGGTCAAGGCCACTCCGAGCGCCCCGAGGGCAGCTACGACACCCACACGGTCGCCGCCCACGTCCACGCCGCCGTGAAGGCACTCGGAGTGTCGACCTACTGGCTGGCCGCCCACGACATCGGCGCCTGGGTCGCCTTCTCCCTCGCCCTCAACCACGAGAGTCAGCTGCGTGGGGTCGCCTTGCTCGACGCGGGGATCCCCGGCATCACCCTCCCCGAAGCGATTCCCACCGACCCCGCTCGGGCGTGGAAGACCTGGCACTTCGCGTTCCATCTCGTGCCCGACCTGCCCGAGACCCTGCTCGCCGGCCGCGAACGGGACTATGTCGGCTGGTTCCTGAAAATGAAGGCCCTCACTCCCGATACGTTCGACGACGCCGAACTCGACTACTACGCAGCGTCCTTGGCCGCCGACGGCGGCCTTCGCGCCTCTCTCGCCTACTACCGGGACGCGGCCGAGTCGGCGCGCAAGAACCACCAGGCACTCGACCGCCGGCACCTGACCGTGCCGGTCCTCGGAATCTCCAGCAGCCACGGCTCCATCCCGGACATGGCAGCCTCCGTCGGCCCATGGGCCAACAACATCAGCGGAGTCGTCGTGTCCGACTCCGGGCACTTCATCCCCGACGAGCAGCCCGAAGCCGTCACTGCCGCCATAGCCGGGTTCATCACCGGCAACGCCTGA
- a CDS encoding site-specific integrase, which yields MPETSLRTTGVSRRHGPVAEGLHFPSRFVSSQMQAAPAVATKVPRPFGSLARATTSRIADLAIDTWDGARVTQVQRGAATAAVLDYLDTFTGETWQERWDNSPLGRGEISASTLGSSRTTGQSLTTGVRSLFSLRAIRPSLLSFYRHTFNNYSDVFVTAQDDPLLDRYADAVEAHEMGWQHKRRALYDVCCLLTVQDIALADLTPESLLHHGHETRKVRSSVLRQGKKDANLFPGRAAWQVLHDMGHFPPAAPATMRQALHRGQQSVEELVDRYPIRNRAVRELLLDYCTRRRADTDYATLVNLVLAVVHHFWEKIERINPDQADLRIDPKVYQTWRQMITVKDDGTPRAGQDGIVISVRSFYYDLHTWAAEEPERWAKWVAPCPVPPSELRGLGKRRRRINERTADRTRQRQPLLPVLVDHVETRYDHTRALLDRAAQAEADESFILNNRSYRRVITDSDRRLQRHGEAPLRVADEATDEMINVTAEEENAFWDWACVETLRHSGVRIEELCELTHLSIRQYQRSNGEVIALLVVAPSKTDRERVIPMSPELFHVIASVIRRHTKDGRPIPQLRRFDPHDKVFSAPMPFLFQRQLGSSRSVIGTGTVQQMLERRCEALAEEHPGFRGMKFTPHDFRRIFTTELVNSGLPIHIGAALLGHLNIQTTRGYVAVFEEDVINHYQVHLQNRRAIRPEEEYRPATADEWTEFEEHFDKRKVELGSCARPYGTPCQHEHACIRCPMLHVNPKMLARLDELEEDLQARRLRAEAEGWTGEVEGLDLTLTFLQAKKEETKRWSRRPTVDLGIPRPRTTASSGSRTDQQP from the coding sequence GTGCCTGAGACCTCGCTCCGCACCACGGGCGTCAGCCGCCGGCACGGCCCCGTCGCCGAAGGGCTGCACTTCCCCAGCCGCTTCGTCTCCAGCCAAATGCAGGCCGCACCCGCCGTCGCGACCAAGGTTCCGCGCCCGTTCGGGAGCCTCGCCCGGGCGACGACCTCCCGGATCGCCGACCTCGCCATAGACACCTGGGACGGCGCCCGCGTCACCCAAGTCCAGCGCGGAGCGGCCACGGCCGCAGTCCTGGACTACCTGGACACCTTCACCGGCGAGACCTGGCAGGAGCGCTGGGACAACAGCCCGCTCGGTCGCGGCGAGATCTCTGCCAGCACTCTCGGCAGCAGCCGCACCACCGGCCAGAGCCTGACCACAGGGGTCCGCTCGCTGTTCAGCCTGCGCGCGATCCGTCCCTCCCTGCTGTCCTTCTACCGCCACACGTTCAACAACTACTCCGACGTATTCGTCACCGCCCAGGACGACCCGCTGCTCGACAGGTACGCCGACGCCGTCGAGGCCCACGAGATGGGATGGCAGCACAAGCGACGCGCTCTCTACGACGTCTGCTGCCTGCTCACCGTTCAGGACATCGCGCTGGCCGACCTGACCCCCGAGTCCCTTCTGCACCACGGGCACGAGACCCGCAAGGTCCGCTCGTCCGTGCTACGGCAAGGGAAGAAGGACGCCAACCTGTTCCCGGGTCGGGCCGCCTGGCAAGTGCTCCACGACATGGGGCACTTCCCTCCCGCCGCCCCCGCCACGATGCGCCAGGCCCTGCACCGAGGTCAGCAGAGTGTCGAGGAACTCGTCGACCGCTACCCGATCCGCAACCGTGCCGTCCGGGAGCTACTGCTCGACTACTGCACCCGCCGCCGTGCGGACACGGACTACGCCACCCTGGTTAACCTCGTGCTGGCGGTCGTCCACCACTTCTGGGAGAAGATCGAACGCATCAACCCCGACCAGGCCGACCTGCGAATCGACCCGAAAGTCTACCAGACCTGGCGGCAGATGATCACCGTCAAGGACGACGGCACACCTCGCGCAGGCCAGGACGGCATCGTCATCAGCGTCCGCAGCTTCTACTACGACCTGCACACCTGGGCGGCCGAGGAGCCCGAGCGCTGGGCCAAGTGGGTCGCGCCCTGCCCGGTCCCGCCCTCCGAACTCCGCGGTCTGGGCAAGCGCCGGCGGAGGATCAACGAGCGCACGGCCGACCGCACCCGCCAGCGCCAGCCTCTGCTGCCCGTGCTCGTCGATCACGTCGAGACCCGCTACGACCACACCCGGGCCCTTCTCGACCGAGCCGCCCAGGCGGAGGCCGACGAGTCCTTCATCCTCAACAACCGCTCCTACCGGCGAGTGATCACCGACAGCGACCGAAGGCTCCAACGGCACGGCGAGGCGCCGCTCCGTGTCGCCGACGAAGCCACCGACGAGATGATCAACGTCACCGCCGAGGAGGAGAACGCCTTCTGGGACTGGGCCTGCGTCGAGACCCTGCGCCACTCCGGCGTCCGCATCGAGGAGCTCTGCGAGCTCACCCACCTGAGCATCCGTCAATACCAGCGGTCCAACGGTGAGGTCATCGCCCTTCTCGTCGTCGCCCCGTCCAAGACCGACAGGGAACGGGTCATCCCGATGTCCCCGGAGCTGTTCCACGTGATCGCCTCCGTCATCCGACGACACACCAAGGACGGCCGACCCATCCCGCAGCTCCGCCGGTTCGACCCGCACGACAAGGTGTTCAGCGCACCGATGCCCTTCCTGTTCCAGCGCCAACTGGGCTCCAGCCGCTCCGTGATCGGCACCGGCACCGTCCAGCAGATGCTCGAACGACGCTGCGAGGCGCTCGCCGAGGAGCACCCCGGCTTCCGCGGGATGAAGTTCACCCCGCACGACTTCCGGAGGATCTTCACGACCGAGCTCGTCAACAGCGGCCTGCCGATCCATATCGGCGCGGCTTTGCTCGGCCACCTCAACATCCAAACCACCCGCGGCTACGTCGCCGTATTCGAAGAGGACGTGATCAACCACTACCAGGTGCACCTGCAGAACCGTCGGGCTATCAGGCCGGAGGAAGAGTACCGTCCGGCCACCGCCGACGAATGGACGGAGTTCGAGGAGCACTTCGACAAGCGCAAGGTCGAACTGGGCTCTTGCGCGCGTCCCTACGGCACACCGTGCCAGCACGAGCACGCCTGCATCCGCTGTCCGATGCTGCACGTGAACCCCAAGATGCTGGCCAGACTCGACGAACTTGAGGAAGACCTCCAGGCACGGCGACTACGTGCCGAAGCCGAGGGGTGGACCGGCGAAGTCGAAGGTCTCGACCTCACACTGACCTTCCTCCAGGCCAAGAAGGAAGAGACCAAACGCTGGAGCCGCCGACCCACCGTGGACCTCGGCATCCCGAGACCGCGGACCACTGCCAGCAGCGGCTCCCGGACAGATCAGCAGCCCTGA
- a CDS encoding tyrosine-type recombinase/integrase gives MDLRHALMDGRAEIPRLGALGPAQGTHPPFVVTDPSGKEIEPVTAYLCDLALSDTSPHTGRSYGYGMLRWFRLLWLLDVAWDRATESEVAVLTGWLRTAPNPQRKRKSATTPPPGSVNLKTGKPMLGVGYAPRTINHALSVISGFYEFHAHQGNGPVVNPVPASAQRRRALGHLSPLEPKPILGRARLRQKVPGRPPRAIPDRLWDELFDKMGCERDRALLEFYVSSGARAEELLGVRIGDIDWAGQRFYVISKGTRDREVIPASPAAFLRLASYIDETGIAAADEPIWRARRGTDRPLTYSAMRRVIQRANTALGTNWTLHDLRHTAASRMANGGKLTLAEVQAILRHANIQTTSRYLAVRVEEIFDKLAEHYARPRVQPSYPTGYDPADIAAVFGA, from the coding sequence ATGGACCTACGCCACGCGCTCATGGACGGGCGGGCAGAGATCCCCCGCCTTGGGGCCCTCGGCCCTGCCCAGGGCACGCACCCACCGTTCGTCGTGACCGACCCATCCGGAAAGGAGATCGAGCCAGTGACCGCCTACCTGTGCGACCTTGCGCTGAGTGACACCAGCCCGCACACCGGCCGCAGCTACGGCTACGGAATGCTGCGGTGGTTCCGGCTGCTGTGGCTGCTCGACGTCGCCTGGGACAGGGCCACTGAGAGTGAAGTCGCTGTGCTCACTGGGTGGTTGCGCACGGCGCCGAACCCTCAGCGCAAGCGGAAGTCGGCCACAACACCGCCTCCTGGATCGGTGAACCTGAAGACCGGCAAGCCGATGCTCGGTGTGGGCTACGCGCCGCGGACCATCAACCATGCGCTGTCGGTGATCAGCGGCTTCTACGAGTTCCACGCCCACCAGGGCAACGGACCCGTCGTCAACCCGGTGCCGGCGTCCGCCCAGCGGCGGCGGGCCTTGGGTCACCTCAGCCCACTGGAGCCGAAGCCGATCCTCGGTCGCGCCCGGCTGCGGCAGAAGGTGCCGGGCCGGCCTCCGCGAGCGATCCCGGACCGGCTCTGGGACGAGTTGTTCGACAAGATGGGCTGCGAACGCGACCGTGCTCTGCTGGAGTTCTACGTCTCCAGCGGCGCCCGCGCCGAGGAGCTTCTCGGCGTACGGATCGGCGACATCGACTGGGCCGGACAGCGGTTCTACGTCATCTCCAAGGGAACCCGTGACCGCGAGGTCATCCCGGCTTCCCCTGCCGCTTTCCTGCGCTTGGCGTCCTACATCGACGAGACCGGGATAGCGGCGGCGGACGAGCCGATCTGGCGAGCCCGTCGCGGCACCGACCGGCCGCTGACCTACTCGGCGATGCGCCGGGTCATCCAGCGCGCGAACACCGCCCTGGGCACCAACTGGACCCTGCACGACCTCCGGCACACCGCGGCCTCCCGGATGGCCAACGGTGGCAAGCTCACCCTTGCCGAGGTCCAGGCGATCCTGCGCCATGCCAACATCCAGACCACCAGCCGATACCTCGCGGTCCGGGTGGAAGAGATCTTCGACAAGCTCGCCGAGCACTACGCGCGTCCCCGGGTCCAGCCCAGCTACCCCACCGGCTACGACCCGGCCGACATCGCGGCGGTGTTCGGTGCCTGA
- a CDS encoding helix-turn-helix transcriptional regulator: MANRKKLDPGASPRAAFGERLRRLREQRGWTQDELATRTGYSASHISGVETGARTPTAKFSASTDRALGTGDALTRQGAATRDSAILDGFPEFVVHEGRATEIRLFEMGVIPGLFQTPGYAAAITGGAVRRGAITEHQAEERLALLARRQQSLTRTPPPQIYAVLDESCIRQRVGGADIMAEQLAHLAAVADMPNTVVQVATFNLGERRSFYTPVTLVTLPDRSQVAYAESTHSGQLERDMRFVGPLLTAYHQLQAEALSQAESVAMISQVRKGTS, from the coding sequence ATGGCGAATCGAAAGAAGTTAGATCCCGGAGCAAGCCCGCGCGCGGCCTTCGGCGAACGTCTGCGCAGGCTGCGGGAGCAGCGCGGCTGGACGCAGGACGAGCTGGCCACCCGTACGGGATATTCCGCTTCGCATATTTCCGGGGTTGAAACTGGTGCACGAACTCCAACTGCCAAGTTCAGTGCAAGTACCGATCGGGCCCTGGGCACGGGCGACGCGCTGACCCGCCAGGGCGCGGCAACCCGCGACAGCGCGATCCTCGACGGCTTCCCGGAGTTCGTCGTGCACGAGGGGCGGGCAACGGAGATACGGCTCTTTGAGATGGGGGTCATCCCGGGGTTGTTCCAGACCCCGGGATACGCCGCCGCCATCACGGGAGGCGCGGTTCGACGCGGTGCCATCACCGAGCACCAAGCGGAGGAGAGGCTCGCTCTCCTCGCACGACGCCAACAGTCACTCACCCGCACACCTCCGCCACAGATCTACGCGGTGCTGGACGAGAGCTGCATCCGACAACGCGTCGGGGGCGCAGACATCATGGCGGAACAACTGGCCCATCTCGCGGCGGTCGCCGACATGCCCAACACAGTCGTACAGGTGGCCACCTTCAATCTCGGTGAGCGCCGCTCGTTCTACACGCCCGTCACGCTGGTCACTCTGCCCGACAGGTCTCAGGTCGCCTACGCAGAGTCCACGCATTCCGGGCAGTTGGAGCGAGATATGCGCTTCGTCGGCCCGCTCCTCACGGCCTACCATCAGCTTCAGGCCGAAGCGCTCTCACAGGCTGAGTCCGTGGCCATGATCAGTCAGGTACGAAAGGGCACCTCGTGA
- a CDS encoding DUF397 domain-containing protein, translated as MTTESLHWFTSSYSANGGQCVEVATNLATTHGAIPIRDSKDTGGPVLNISAASFTTFVTGVKTGELGDI; from the coding sequence GTGACTACCGAATCCCTCCACTGGTTCACGTCCTCCTACAGCGCCAACGGCGGCCAGTGCGTGGAGGTTGCCACCAACCTCGCCACCACGCACGGCGCGATCCCCATCCGCGACTCCAAGGACACCGGCGGCCCCGTACTGAACATCTCCGCCGCCTCGTTCACCACCTTCGTGACAGGCGTCAAGACCGGCGAACTCGGCGACATCTGA
- a CDS encoding SMI1/KNR4 family protein — protein MTLLRQHAPADHADLPGPATEQMLAAAEERMGISLPGDLRTWLLRNNLDLPEEDVDDEVMCGGFDGFPDEGSFFLGIGAMERLYATRSMPGGFDPPDRPDNPFWRNEWIPFLSDQDGWMGKFIDVRDGRVGRWFVGDITVTGEYESLAQYFDSVAEKLTQIAEGSYPVCRVAEGRLVWL, from the coding sequence ATGACACTCCTTCGGCAGCACGCTCCGGCCGATCACGCGGATCTGCCAGGGCCCGCTACGGAGCAGATGCTCGCGGCCGCCGAGGAACGGATGGGCATCTCCCTCCCCGGGGACCTGCGGACATGGCTGTTGCGGAACAACCTGGATCTGCCCGAGGAAGACGTCGACGACGAAGTGATGTGCGGCGGCTTCGACGGATTCCCGGACGAGGGAAGCTTCTTCCTGGGTATCGGGGCGATGGAGAGGCTCTACGCGACCCGCTCGATGCCCGGTGGATTCGACCCTCCGGATCGGCCGGACAATCCGTTCTGGCGCAATGAGTGGATCCCGTTCCTGTCGGACCAGGACGGCTGGATGGGAAAGTTCATCGATGTGCGGGACGGACGTGTCGGCAGGTGGTTCGTGGGTGACATCACGGTCACGGGTGAGTACGAATCGCTGGCCCAGTATTTCGACTCCGTGGCGGAGAAGCTGACGCAGATCGCCGAGGGAAGCTACCCGGTCTGCAGGGTCGCCGAAGGCCGACTCGTCTGGCTGTAA
- a CDS encoding subtype B tannase, with translation MQRLSAPRGCDAPEHRTVIGEMRHSASRKHLLRGVAVAGSLALTALAVPSSFAATGGPARAPHAAHSVDAEDAALAFDSAAYTTITVTVDGQPMNVRWYKEVCYVAQPVEAAAQQSGGFGSTTISNTACGYQAMNVFVPESAFGDQRAPIYFAVNNSGWMASYIKASVTGGASYTSATSNVGAALKAGYVFVDVANRSRGLLGADGTAPGKAPAAVVDAKAAVRYLRLNDAAMPGSAERIVINGTSGGGALVSILGASGNSAEYDPYLKEIGAAGIDARGRSTLRDDVFAVNAYCPITDLGNADTAYEWLYNILDTRADTGQNPSPEDAAAIAAQFPAYEKSLGLRNPDGSKLTAANMIDTIRKEVVRSAETYLKADPANTIPALGATFDLQSGGGFPGGTPTTKSYVNDWIDVDTATRTVRSVDMKKYLAFVVAQATLKTTPAFDAVGVNGNTMSGTETNLFGPADQKYMNYTEYSWDHNDVPGDGSGIDDTGLTWDQYTAKRTTTVDDQIHLIDPMDFIGTGADTAAHWYVRAGTRDRDTAFIVSLNLDRALAADKQVKDVDYRLAWNQPHAGNYDVPEAMAWIAKAVRKAGDPPAAERR, from the coding sequence ATGCAGCGGCTCTCTGCGCCCCGCGGGTGCGACGCGCCCGAACACCGCACCGTCATAGGGGAGATGCGGCACTCCGCATCCCGTAAGCACCTCCTGAGGGGCGTGGCTGTCGCCGGTTCGCTCGCCCTCACCGCCCTCGCGGTGCCGTCCTCCTTCGCGGCGACCGGCGGACCCGCCCGGGCCCCGCACGCGGCCCACTCCGTGGACGCGGAGGATGCCGCCCTGGCCTTCGACTCCGCCGCCTACACGACGATCACCGTCACCGTGGACGGTCAACCGATGAACGTGCGTTGGTACAAGGAGGTCTGCTACGTCGCCCAGCCCGTCGAGGCGGCGGCGCAGCAGTCCGGCGGGTTCGGGAGCACCACGATCTCCAACACCGCCTGCGGCTACCAGGCCATGAACGTCTTCGTCCCCGAGAGCGCCTTCGGGGACCAGCGGGCACCGATCTACTTCGCGGTGAACAACAGCGGCTGGATGGCCAGTTACATCAAGGCGAGCGTCACCGGCGGCGCCTCCTACACCAGCGCGACGAGCAACGTCGGCGCCGCCCTGAAGGCCGGGTACGTCTTCGTGGACGTCGCCAACCGCAGCCGCGGGCTGCTCGGCGCCGACGGCACGGCCCCCGGCAAGGCGCCCGCCGCGGTGGTCGACGCCAAGGCGGCCGTGCGCTACCTGCGCCTCAACGACGCGGCCATGCCCGGCAGCGCCGAACGCATCGTCATCAACGGCACCAGCGGCGGCGGTGCGTTGGTGTCGATCCTGGGCGCCTCCGGCAACAGCGCCGAGTACGACCCCTACCTCAAGGAGATCGGCGCCGCCGGCATCGACGCGAGGGGCCGCAGCACCCTGCGCGACGACGTCTTCGCCGTCAACGCGTACTGCCCGATCACCGACTTGGGCAACGCCGACACGGCGTACGAGTGGCTGTACAACATCCTCGACACCCGCGCCGACACCGGCCAGAACCCGTCACCCGAGGACGCCGCCGCGATCGCCGCCCAGTTCCCCGCGTACGAGAAGAGCCTCGGCCTGCGCAACCCGGACGGCTCGAAGCTCACCGCCGCGAACATGATCGACACCATCAGGAAAGAGGTCGTCCGCTCCGCCGAGACCTACCTGAAGGCCGATCCGGCGAACACGATTCCGGCCCTCGGCGCCACCTTCGACCTCCAGTCCGGCGGCGGATTCCCCGGAGGGACGCCGACCACCAAGTCGTACGTCAACGACTGGATCGACGTCGACACCGCCACCCGCACGGTGCGCTCGGTCGACATGAAGAAGTACCTGGCCTTCGTCGTCGCCCAGGCCACCCTGAAGACGACCCCCGCCTTCGACGCCGTGGGGGTCAACGGGAACACCATGAGCGGCACCGAGACCAACCTCTTCGGCCCGGCGGACCAGAAGTACATGAACTACACCGAGTACAGCTGGGACCACAACGACGTCCCCGGCGACGGCAGCGGCATCGACGACACCGGCCTGACCTGGGACCAGTACACCGCCAAGCGCACCACCACCGTGGACGACCAGATCCACCTCATCGACCCGATGGACTTCATCGGCACCGGCGCCGACACCGCCGCCCACTGGTACGTCCGCGCCGGCACCCGCGACCGGGACACCGCGTTCATCGTCTCGCTCAACCTCGACCGGGCGCTCGCAGCGGACAAGCAGGTCAAGGACGTCGACTACCGGCTCGCCTGGAACCAGCCGCACGCCGGGAACTACGACGTGCCCGAGGCCATGGCCTGGATCGCCAAGGCCGTCCGCAAGGCCGGAGACCCGCCGGCCGCCGAGCGGCGCTGA
- a CDS encoding NUDIX domain-containing protein: MHRLVARLWRLIRGPLQWRVLWLAHAKFNVGVTGVVRNDAGQVLLLKHRLWAAQHPWGLPTGFAVKGEEFSRTVVREVKEETGLDVEPGRLVRLKSGYRLRLEVAYEARLVGGTLKIDDFEILEARWFDADELPAAMQESHRELIRGVGGDAL, from the coding sequence ATGCATCGACTCGTCGCACGGCTCTGGCGGCTCATACGCGGTCCCCTGCAGTGGCGGGTCCTGTGGCTCGCCCATGCCAAGTTCAACGTCGGGGTCACCGGTGTCGTCCGCAATGACGCGGGCCAAGTCCTGCTGCTCAAGCACCGGTTGTGGGCCGCGCAGCACCCGTGGGGGTTGCCGACCGGATTCGCGGTCAAGGGCGAGGAGTTCTCCCGCACCGTGGTCCGCGAGGTGAAGGAGGAGACCGGGCTCGACGTGGAGCCGGGCCGCCTGGTGCGGCTGAAGAGCGGATACCGGCTCCGCCTCGAAGTGGCCTACGAGGCGCGGCTCGTCGGCGGGACCCTGAAGATCGACGACTTCGAGATCCTGGAAGCCCGGTGGTTCGACGCGGACGAGCTTCCCGCCGCGATGCAGGAGTCCCACCGGGAGCTCATCCGGGGCGTGGGCGGCGACGCGCTCTGA
- a CDS encoding gamma-glutamylcyclotransferase family protein → MPFFVYGTLRPGEHNHDRYVQGLDVREQPAVLHGGALWDGPGYPFATDGDGTVQGTLITAAPHEYAGLLVALDRLETYLGPGDPRNLYERVARDVESPGSGTVRAWVYLAASAVSRTLRAGGPRIPGGDWVAHRPPRPSPPRPTP, encoded by the coding sequence CTGCCCTTCTTCGTCTACGGCACCCTGCGCCCCGGCGAGCACAACCACGACCGGTACGTCCAGGGCCTCGACGTCCGGGAGCAGCCGGCGGTGCTGCACGGCGGGGCGCTCTGGGACGGCCCCGGGTACCCGTTCGCCACCGACGGGGACGGCACGGTCCAGGGGACGCTGATCACCGCCGCGCCCCACGAGTACGCCGGACTGCTCGTCGCCCTCGACCGGCTGGAGACGTACCTCGGGCCAGGCGACCCCCGCAACCTCTACGAACGGGTCGCCCGGGACGTCGAGTCGCCCGGCTCCGGGACCGTCCGCGCCTGGGTCTACCTCGCCGCCTCCGCCGTCTCCCGCACCCTGCGCGCGGGCGGCCCGCGCATCCCCGGCGGAGACTGGGTCGCCCACCGCCCTCCCCGGCCCTCCCCGCCCCGGCCCACTCCCTGA
- the cutA gene encoding divalent-cation tolerance protein CutA, translating to MTTPPAAWLTVQTTTDSEEKAQALARGAVEARLAACAQISAPVTSVYHWHNAVETAEEWQVLFKTRTERYDELEDHLRAAHDYDTPEIIATPIVRGSARYLAWVTDQTSSAAEL from the coding sequence ATGACGACGCCACCCGCCGCATGGCTGACCGTGCAGACCACGACCGACAGTGAGGAGAAGGCCCAGGCCCTGGCCCGGGGCGCGGTGGAGGCCAGACTCGCCGCCTGCGCCCAGATCTCCGCGCCCGTCACCTCCGTCTACCACTGGCACAACGCCGTGGAGACCGCCGAGGAGTGGCAGGTGCTCTTCAAGACGAGGACCGAGCGCTACGACGAACTGGAGGACCACCTGCGCGCCGCGCACGACTACGACACCCCCGAGATCATCGCCACCCCGATCGTCCGGGGCAGCGCCCGCTACCTCGCCTGGGTGACCGACCAGACGTCCTCGGCGGCGGAGCTGTGA
- a CDS encoding aminotransferase class IV family protein, whose product MIPPSPVPYVEFDGHPATPDDLRIPAFSGYGHFTAFQVADGRVRGWDLHLNRLRAANQELFGLDLETDLLRGLVSRALSGAGVRDASVRVHGYLPPGATATVLMVTVAPPAVPATKPLSLLSVPYARELPHIKRPGDFSQVYYGRLAVRSGYDQALLTAPGGVVTEGSITNIGFWDGDRVVWPDAPALIGITMALLEEGLALAGSPSARRQVTLDGLDAFRGAFVTNSRGITPVHRIDDRTYPVDGELMELLERVYGDAPAEEV is encoded by the coding sequence ATGATCCCTCCCTCTCCCGTCCCGTACGTCGAGTTCGACGGTCACCCGGCCACCCCGGACGACCTTCGGATTCCCGCCTTCTCCGGCTACGGCCACTTCACGGCCTTCCAGGTCGCGGACGGCCGTGTGCGGGGCTGGGACCTCCACCTGAACCGGCTGCGGGCCGCGAACCAGGAGCTCTTCGGCCTGGACCTGGAGACGGATCTGCTGCGCGGGCTGGTGTCCCGGGCGCTGTCGGGTGCGGGTGTGCGGGACGCCTCGGTGCGGGTGCACGGCTATCTGCCGCCGGGCGCGACGGCGACCGTGCTGATGGTCACGGTGGCCCCGCCCGCCGTACCGGCGACGAAGCCGTTGAGCCTCCTGTCGGTGCCGTACGCCCGCGAGCTGCCGCACATCAAGCGGCCGGGCGACTTCAGCCAGGTCTACTACGGCAGGCTGGCGGTCCGTTCCGGGTACGACCAGGCGTTGCTGACCGCCCCCGGCGGTGTGGTCACCGAGGGGTCGATCACCAACATCGGCTTCTGGGACGGCGATCGCGTGGTCTGGCCGGACGCCCCCGCGCTGATCGGGATCACCATGGCGCTCCTGGAGGAGGGACTCGCCCTCGCCGGTTCCCCTTCGGCCCGCCGGCAGGTGACCCTGGACGGTCTCGACGCCTTCCGGGGCGCGTTCGTCACCAACTCCCGGGGCATCACCCCCGTCCACCGCATCGACGACCGGACGTACCCGGTGGACGGGGAACTGATGGAACTGCTGGAGAGGGTGTACGGGGACGCTCCGGCGGAGGAGGTCTGA